A stretch of the Impatiens glandulifera unplaced genomic scaffold, dImpGla2.1, whole genome shotgun sequence genome encodes the following:
- the LOC124917806 gene encoding protein Ycf2-like, giving the protein MLLGGGPAYGVKSIRSKKKYLNINLIDLISIIPNPINRITFSRKTRHLSHTSKEIYSLIRKGKNVNGDWVDDKIESWIANSDSIDDEEREFLVQFSTLTTEKRMDQILLSLTHSDHLSKNDSGYQMIEQPGAIYLRYLVDIQKKYLMNYEFNKSCLAERRIFLAHYQTITYSQTPCGANHVHFPSHGKPFSILLALSPSTGVLVIGSIGTRRSYLVKCLETNSYVTFIIVFLNKFLDNKPKYFLIDDINIDDSDDIDRHL; this is encoded by the coding sequence ATGCTATTGGGTGGTGGTCCCGCTTATGGGGTCAAATCAATACGCTCtaagaagaaatatttgaatatcAATCTCATCGATCTCATAAGTATCATACCAAATCCCATCAATCGAATCACTTTTTCGAGAAAGACGAGACATCTAAGTCATACAAGTAAAGAGATCTATTCATTgataagaaaaggaaaaaacgTGAACGGGGATTGGGTTGATGATAAAATAGAATCCTGGATCGCGAACAGTGATTCGattgatgatgaagaaagagAATTCTTGGTTCAGTTCTCCACCTTAACGACAGAAAAAAGGATGGATCAAATTCTATTGAGTCTGACTCATAGTGATCATTTATCAAAGAATGACTCTGGTTATCAAATGATTGAACAGCCGGGAGCAATTTACTTACGATACTTAGTTGACATTCAGAAAAAGTATCTAATGAATTATGAGTTCAATAAATCCTGTTTAGCAGAAAGACGGATATTCCTTGCTCATTATCAGACAATCACTTATTCACAAACTCCATGTGGGGCTAATCATGTTCATTTCCCATCTCACGGAAAACCCTTTTCGATTCTTTTAGCCTTATCCCCCTCTACAGGTGTTTTAGTGATAGGTTCTATAGGAACTAGACGATCTTATTTGGTCAAGTGCCTAGAGACAAACTCCTATGTTACTTTCATTATAGTATTTCTAAACAAGTTCCTAGATAACAAGcctaaatattttcttattgatGATATCAATATTGATGATAGTGACGATATAGATCGTCACCTTTGA